Genomic window (Arachis hypogaea cultivar Tifrunner chromosome 13, arahy.Tifrunner.gnm2.J5K5, whole genome shotgun sequence):
GAGGGCAGATACTGAATGGTAAGTTCTCTACGTTCTTTATAATGAGACAAAGAATGTTTGTGATTCACTTTTACTTCAAACCttcacttatatatataattatctcATTTTCattatagaataaaaataaagtgtAGCTGAAAAATAATATCAAAGATAGAATGTTAGATTGATACATGAAAAATTCCTAAGCTAAAATTAAaggtccttttttttttctttgttaggGTGTTAGATTGACACATGAATTCCAGGTATGATGATTCATTTGGGCTTTTGGCCCATTCTAATAAAACAAAAATGGTATAATGATTCATAGAAATGATTAGAAATTTAGGATTATCTCATGTCTCTCTATCATGAGAATGCCATGTTACAACTTACAACACACAATATATGATAATGCATATATTTGGCAAAAGTACAAGGTGTGATTATTGTTGGGAGATAAAATAATGAAATATAGTAGCAATTTTCAATCATTTATTCCATGTAATAAGCAAGGTTAACTCTAATCTtcgaaatttaaaatataatttatttagttattaaattacatttagtagattattttattttctgatgagttagtttttagtcaattatatattactttcaCAAGACATACTACAAAATGTGGCTTAATGACATAACTTATATAAAAAACCTCAAAATATTATATTACTTTCACATAAAAAACCATATGGTACGGTATTGACCAATATAATAttgagaatttttaaattttctgttttataCCAATAACACATTTTAAAAATGAGATTttttcagaaataaaataaaaaaattattatttcgtCAAATCCgatttttcaactttaattttttaaatatgattttttttagggTGATTGCCTATCCCTCGACGAATTCTataatttatatagagttcaataaaaaatcattcaaaaGAAGAAACTGTTTAAtctacatttaaaaaaataataaaaaagattaattttgcTGGATCTCCTAAGATTAGTGAAGGTGCAGAGTTAGAAAGGATAATATCATGGAATTATGAAATAAGGGATAGTAATAAGATTCAATTAGACACAATAGGATCCAACAAGGGGAATTTGTGTTGAGGGTCATTGCTAGAGATAGGGAGATAGAAATAGAGAAAGAGAATAGAACTATTGAAGGTTTATTAGCAATAGAATAAATACAACActacttccaattaatcatttctCGTACTCTATATATACTACTAGTACTCTAACTAATAATTTCTAGAACTAGAGACTCAACAATCAATTATGCAGGAAAATAAAAACTTACCGATTTCTTGCTTTTCTGAATTTTGACCAAGTCTAACTTCACTTGTCGCTACACCCTCCCTCAAACTTGAGGTTGATCTAAGAACAATTTGTAGTTTAGCCTTAAGCCTAAAAAAAGGCAGGAGAAGACAATGGCTTAGTCAACACTTGTGCTACTTGATCTATATCAAGTATGTGTATAACATAGAGCTGCTATTTTTGAAGCTCTTTTCGAATTAGTCGAGCCTCTATCTGAAAGTTCTTGGTCCTATCATGCATTATTGGATTTGCCATCAAGAGAACCCCAAATATACACAATAACTAGAAACTGACCTGCGATCTTCAAGATCTGCTGCCCAATCTGAATCCGAGAATCATTACATCTATGCAAAATTAGATCATAATCTCTTGTGCCTTGTATGTACCTAAGCACACGTTTGACAACCTTTCAATGTGCTAGTAAAGGATTGTGCATGAGTTGACTTATCTTGCACACGGCAAAAGATAAATCTGatcgaattatacacaaatatTGTAAAGATCCAACAACAATTCTATATAACTTTGGGTCGTCCTGTTGATAAGAGTTGAAGAGAATAAATCATGGGAGTTGGCAGTGAACTAGCTTGTGCCATTCCCAATTTTGAGAGAAGATTAGTCACATACTTGGTTTGAGACAAGTGAATACCTCAACACAATCGTGAGAGAATCTTCTTGATAAACTGACAAATAACAACACAATAGTGAGCATGGAactcaaaataaacaaaattatctTCAGACAACTTTGATACACTAATACGGTTTTTGGTGATTTGAGGTGAGTGAATTGATTGTTGTAAAGAGAACCATCTTTTGGAGTCTaatgcataaaaaaaagaatgaCCAACACGATTGATTGGAATACCAAAACCATTACCcaattgaacctgatcaaaacgGGCTCTATTCAAATCTTGATTCATAGAGTTTGGTAAAGATGGAAAAGAGGATTGAGTGAGATTGGCTTGCATCATACTATTTTCAGGTTTCCTAAATTTTTCAAGCATGTCATCATTAGAAAGGATCACAGATTCAACTTCATTGAGACAATACATCTCAGGTTTAGCATTAATATTAGTAATCAAACTGTGATAAATCTCGTTTAGTCCCTCCAAGATTACTTCAATATGGTCTTTAATTGATAGAGGATAACCAAGAGTAGGCAAAGAGTGTGTGATATGCTTGGTCTTTGAAATATATTATGATGTAGAAGATccttgcttctttattgtctttaattGTTTCTTCAATTGCTTGACTCTGTACTTGGTTGATTTCAAGAAATACTCTTTAattcttttcaaatttgaaaagCAAAAGTGCAACCTACCATTTTATTCTCGAATTCAGTATCCAACGAGGCCACCATCCATGGGTTAAGATTGTAATCACCTGGAAGCCACTGTTTATATTGCCGTAATTCAACTCTAGCTTGTTGATTTGAGGTTGAGCTGAATTGAGCTGGTATGCGATCTTTATGTAAATGTTCTTCAATATCTTGGCCTTTGATCACAAATAAAGCTTGTTGATGACATGTCTTGTGATTAGTTTCACAAAGTTTGTCACTAATGGGAGTAAAAGGTATGTGATTAAAGAAATTGGATCTCCTACAAAATAGTTCAAAATAGAAAGGGGTCTATAATAAAGTGATCCactatctttgtttttattttttttattgttgatgcTCTTCATAGGATGGTTACGGAGGTTGTAAGAAATGAATGTATATCTCCACTGCAAGTAGGAAAGATAATATAGAATTATCTCATTTCCAGTTTGTAGATGACATTTCTTATTTTATTCACTAGAGGAGACTACTAGAAACTATAAAAAACTATTACGGTGTTTTGAGTTAATGTTGGGATTAAGCATTGATTTTGATAAGTCTAATTTGATACCGATGAATTATCAACAAGAGTGGATACAAAAGACGTGTAGGTTGTTGAAATGCAAGGAGACTATGCTACCAATCAAATACCTTGAAATATACTTGGGTATGAATCCGAGACTTGTGAAGACATAAAAATCGATTATTGACAAAGTGGTAGAGAAGCTCAAtatgtgaaaaataaagattctCAATAGCTGGTAAGCTAGTTCTTATTAATTTGCTATGTATAGTTTGTCAGTTTACTATCTAAGTTTATATAAGATGTTCAAGATAGTGGCAAAAAGGTTGATTACACTGCAAAAAAGATTCTTATAGGGTAATAAGGAGGATGGAAAAATGGGGTGGCTTTAGTAAAGTGAAAGATAGTGCAAGCAACGAAAAAATTAGGAGGTCTAGGTGTTAGTGATGCAATGATTCAAAATACATCTCTATCGTTTAAATGATGGTGGTGGGTTTCTAAGAAGGACTGTTTTGGAAGAACATTGTATGATAATGCAATGACTTGAATCTTTGATGAGATGCTTTCAAGGGAGACATTACCAATAAGAAGGGTCCATAGAAGAAAATTTGTCATTTGCATATAAAGGAGTAATAGATAAAAGACAAGATAATCAATGGTTTGGTTTTGGAGTCAGGGGATGTAAGAAGAATTTATTTTTGGGAGGATAGTagtaaattaaaagataattttttaagatttttttcggtttcaaataaaaaatgattTGTCATAGGAAAGTGTATGTGGGTTTTGAGATGGATTAAAATGAATGTGAAATTTTTAATGGAGGAGGGAACTTGAACTATTAAACCAATTTTATAAGATTTTACAATCAGTAAAATCAACAACAGAAACAAATAGAGTTGtgtgaaagtttgaaaaaaaatgatactTTTCTACTAATTCATTTGTGTAAGCCTTGTAAGCAGAAATTTTTGGAGCTTATATATAATTACATCTTTACTAAAGGTGTATAAAAGGCCTTGATGCTATTACGAATCGAGctatttacttaatttattttggttggcaaagttaACACAGAAGGATAAACTGAGTAGATTATGCGTTATCAATCAGAATAACAATGTTTGTGTATTATGTAAAAAGGATATTAAAAATGTACAACACTTATTTTCTTGATTATGAATTTACTTAAAAGGTGTGGAATTGGTTGTTAGATTTTAGTAAGCGTTAGACTGTTTCAGATACAATAAagcaatattttaaaaattagactGTGTAAGGatgagtaaaaaaaataattgattagattcttttttgttatttgaaatATTTGGTTAGAATgatgaaataattttttagaataaaatattagaaataacaAAAATTGTTGACAAATTATTTATGTGCTATAAAGAATAAAGTAGTGTAGATCCTTTAAATTATTGATGAgaatatcaaaaataataaaatttaaattttttttattttgtttactcTTTTAGTCCATTTTATTATGTTATTCTTTttgttcaaaaataaaataaatagaataaaaatattaaaaatttatataaataaagataaaatgttGACCATCTaagaattaaacattatttagAGCTTGTAAATCTAACaactaaataatttaattttgaaaacataaaaaataaaaataaatgatatttataattttagtaattaaattgaactttgaCTTGAAATAACAGTGATTCTCACCAccttaacatatatatatatatatatatatatatatatatatatatatatatatatatatatatataattttaaaaataaaaattaaaaaaataaaagaaatgtgtcAGAGTCACCATTTAAtcgataattataaattttatatctaACAATGAAACAATTCTAAtgcataaaataatatttttttacagaATATTTTGTAATTAAGAATGACAATATTATCTGAATTCACAAAGATCTAATTTGTCATACCTGATCAGAACGGATAATTATCTGATCCAATACGTAGATTTTTGGTAGAACAGCGGTAGAATTGGGTTTTAAAAATTCTCGCTTTTATTCATctcataatatataaaattattaatattattatttgatattgtatcattcttaaatttatgatttaatttatattatatatataatcatagttatataaattttaaaatttaattttatttattaaattttaataattaataaaaataggtAGAGACCCGACGGGTACTTACAAAGATATATTAGGATATAGATTTTACTAATAGTGGGAGAGGCAAAACAGGTTTTATACAGACTGTTATAGAACAAAACAGAATTTGATAAGACAAAAGTTTGCCTCCACCCATCCGATTGCCACCCTATTTATAGTTGATGTTGAGTTGGAATTAAGTATACAGTGTTTAATGTAATTTATAATAATGCATATACATAGGTTTCTTGAGGATGACTTTGACACCTACACAGGACAAATGCGAAAGCCTCACGTTTGGGGAGGAGAACCTGAACTTCTTATGTCCTCGCATGTTTTACAGTTAAGACAATTTTATTGCCATGAATTTGctattgatattttatttttatttatatttttaaaattaactttcatacttcttattattattattattattattattattattattattattatggtaaTGGAAAAGATCTATAAAAATTAGGAGTAATTGGTAAGGTAGAATTATATGTTGATATAATTGATATATGTGTTGTGGTTATAGGATGCCTATAACAGTGGTGATGGAGGATAAGAAATCCAAGAATCTTAAAGTAATAGCTGAATATGGTCAAGAGTATGGTAAGGATAACCCAATTCGTGTTATCTATCACGGTTATGGCCATTATGATGCCTTCAACAATTCCAATAACACTACATACTCGCAGAAATGATTACAACTTTGATAAGCTGCATATATCATATGTTTGTGATTAGTGAATTATTAAGATCCCTGTTATACATCTATCCCATCACTAGTgccattttatatatattttttataaaacttaaTTTTACCGATTAATAGTTAAATTACAATAACTTATTTTGCTGTAAAAATAAAACATCAATAAGATTATATTTCagtaactaatatttatatacattttaaatttttatattaccgTTAATTTTGTTACGTGCAGTGATACGAGGAGAGAAAACAATCTCTTTATCGGTGGCACAGTCCAAATCGACAAATAACCCTTctaatcaaagtttaaattcaaacaataaaaataatcgagagtctttcaacctcgggtcgttctccttagAACGATGCAATTAAGGTGTCAACATTTTCGGTTGACAAGAAAATTGGGGATTTTGAAATTttagattaaaagaactaaataataaaagaacaaaagaacatgaTCAAAAAGGTatttaatgcaattaaaaaaaagcaagatcaaaactaatgaaaatgctataaatgtgtaaaagagccttgacttgggaatgagagttaagaaatcctatcatcgccataaccacaactatggcaactatgatgagtcaatctcgcttcgtctattcctaacatcgaggagtaagtcaagcaagcataattgaccttaatctataagtcctagctaactcacCAATCACTTGGTGAAAAGCTAGCCTCAATGGAaataagagtcaactaactactcaAGAGTtgtcactaaatgtcggacattatgactctagtatcctaagaACTCATTGCCCAAACCAatgtgtgaaaatctactcaaaatctaaagttggcattttcacaaatactttgtatgcataaaagtaaaacataaaattttgtaaaggaaagtgtaaaactataaccaactattcaAAAAAACAACAAGAAACATTCAACCAAACAAATATAAAGCATggaacattaaattcatcaatcaaaacttcaagaaactaaaataaaattataaacaaagtaacttgaaccaaaagacaaagagaaattctccacatacaagcgtttttttatacaagtctttacaagtgtcatttcttcttcttcttgcgcacgttcttctttctcttcctcttcttcttcttcttttctttcgtttcctgtcttctctttctccttcttcaaccattactgcacgttcttcttcttcttgctgcacgttcttcttcttcttttctttcgtttcttgtcttctctttctccttcttcaaccgttactgcacgtttttactgcaccttcttcttcttcttgctgcacgttcttcttcctcttcttcttcttcttttctttcgtttcttactttctctttctccttcttcatttacgtgcttttctctctgttttctttcttcgttattctcgatttccattgttttttgacatcaagctctgaaatcgtttttgaagaagaagaagcagcagaagatgaggaggagaaagagaaagagttctgaattatgcataaggtgtactttaacgaattttgggtgtatttcttaaatcctttgggtgtagtttttgtaatcctttgggtgtatttctgtaatcctttgggtgtatttctataatcgtttgggtgaattcctgtaaccgtttaggtgtatttctataatcctttggatgtatttctgtaatcgtttttatgaagtttcattatcttcaaatttggcaagaaactcatTTTCAtgcaggaagaagaagaaaagtcatttataatgcatggtgagtagcgcgctttggaaacaggAAGTGATTGAATATCGTGCgcttatttactcttgaatgtgggaGTGTAATGCGTGTTTTTTGTTGGGCTTgtgccaacttgtaagacttgtaagccaaaaagacttgtatgtgtagcaggcctcaaAGACAAAATAGCAAAAatgatgtaattaaagagaaattaaagagtacttacaagagagatgagcaaaatccaaaatcaacttgaactataaaatgctacaatggaaatagaaaattaaataaaaccctAAGAAAGTATtctatctacactactcctactcctactatggaAAATGTAAAAATGAGCTCTAAGTCCTAATCTAAGACACCATGCCTTGATATGGCTTCATTTCCCTTTGATATAGCATCTCCATTCAGCTTCTATccttccaaaattgggccaaaaggcCCAAAAAAACGAAaatcacgtgtttcattaataaatccacgtgcagggacctgtgcgtacgcacttCGCTGAATGTccgcttgtgcgtatgcacagagggTTGTGCATGCACACAAGCTGATTTCCATCTTGTGCGCATGTACACGTGATTGTTCGTACGCACACTTGACTGTGTGTGCttctccttgttttcttcatgtgttttcccttgttcatgctttcttctactttttcCTAGCCAATCTTGCCTatatgacctgaaatcactcaacaaacatgtcacggcatcgaatggcataacaGTGGAATTAAAATGGTTAGTTTatgcacaaaaatgcatgtttttgcATTTATGTTCAATctagggacaaaacacaaaaatatgctatttaaatgaataagtgtgagtttatgtgatgcaatccactcaaatcaagtcaaaatatctcatcaaatagAGACTCataaattcccccacacttaaacaataacatgtcctcatgctaactcAAACAAGGAGAAAGATCAAAGGGGTAATGATTtgttaaatgcaactacctatatgcatgcaagtatactatatactatctatatttatatatactatAGTTATCCTATGaatttggtgaaaacaaacaaacaaatcttCAAGCAAGAATATGAACATATAGGGCTAAACAAAGAAATAACTCAAAATTCCAAgaattaatttgaatttcaaaatgaaGCACTtacaagaatacatgataagaaatgtgaaaacatagaattgagtgatcgaacctCCCGAACGTGTATGCACTCTATCGCTCGGTGTTTAAGGTTTTAATAATTCaagtctcttctaatcatgctttcaaggatttgcttttcatctaaccaTCAACAATGTATGATGTATgaatgcaagtatcatgaggacttcatagGATTGTAATGGAGTTAGGGTTAAGGTGGGATAAACATGGCTAAGTGGACTAGGAAGATTGAATCCTTGATCAGTTTAAGTAcccactcaacctatatcaatccaATAACAAAAGATGCAACCTAACCTTCCATCATTTTCTTTCTCACACATTCATGTATATGCTTTCcattcataacacatatgcattatttatttgctcccTTTTCCCTTTGGGGTGACTTCTGTCccacttcttctcttctctcttttttttttcttttttttaaagcaAGAAACtaaaatgcatatggtttaataaTTCTATACATGAATGCAACCACTTTAAAATTTTCAAAGCATACCCAAAATACTTTCAATCTTTTCTACCAAAGTTCCTCCAAAATTCTCCTACACTTAAATGCAATACACttttcaacctaagctaatcaaggatacaatcaaggtaaATCATGGTTTTCCACTTAAagttgtaatgtgctaaaatcaaac
Coding sequences:
- the LOC112738087 gene encoding OVARIAN TUMOR DOMAIN-containing deubiquitinating enzyme 4, with the translated sequence MPQSEKSFSNKLPIIWIPGDGRCLFRSVVYGACLRRREPSPSLNRQKELADDLRAKVVDEFIKRRADTEWFLEDDFDTYTGQMRKPHVWGGEPELLMSSHVLQMPITVVMEDKKSKNLKVIAEYGQEYGKDNPIRVIYHGYGHYDAFNNSNNTTYSQK